A window of Peromyscus eremicus chromosome 7, PerEre_H2_v1, whole genome shotgun sequence contains these coding sequences:
- the Pus3 gene encoding tRNA pseudouridine(38/39) synthase isoform X1 yields MTGRRFFLSFLQTAVMAENTDRNQIEKLLSRVKELEQEVKRLKKEQANSIKDSNIRENSLGSGKAKRAFDFNAHGRRHVALKIAYLGWGYQGFASQENTSNTIEEKLFEALTKTRLIENRQTSNYHRCGRTDKGVSAFGQVISLDLRSQFPRGRDSDDSNLKDDEADDVAKEIRYTHILNRVLPADIRVLAWAPVEPSFSARFSCLERTYRYFFPRADLDIVTMNYAAQKYVGTHDFRNLCKMDVANGVINFQRTVLSAQVQLVAQSLGEERRQEPFQLCQFEVIGQAFLYHQVRCMMAILFLIGQGMEKPEIIDELLNIEKNPQKPQYSMAVEFPLVLYDCKFENTKWIYDHEVQEFNVTHLQQLWANHAVKTHMLYSMLQGLDSVTITCGAGTKMDEATEWRNIKPSVIKQTSAFVEGVKMRTYKPLMDRPKCQGLESRIQHFVQRGRIDHPHLLHKEETKAKRDCADTEENTVLENPTKRVCIIDAEINSTV; encoded by the exons ATGACCGGAAG AcggtttttcttgtcttttcttcagACGGCTGTCATGGCTGAAAACACAGACAGAAACCAGATTGAGAaactcctaagcagagtaaagGAACTGGAGCAGGAGGTGAAAAGACTTAAGAAAGAACAGGCCAACAGTATCAAAGACTCAAACATCAGAGAAAATTCTTTAGGCTCTGGAAAAGCTAAGCGTGCATTTGATTTCAATGCTCATGGCCGAAGACATGTAGCTCTAAAAATAGCCTACCTAGGCTGGGGATACCAGGGCTTTGCCAGTcaggaaaacacaagcaatacCATTGAAGAGAAACTGTTTGAGGCTTTAACCAAGACCCGACTAATAGAAAACAGACAGACATCCAACTATCACCGGTGTGGTCGAACAGACAAAGGAGTTAGTGCCTTTGGTCAG GTGATTTCTCTGGACCTACGTTCTCAGTTTCCAAGGGGCAGGGATTCAGATGATTCTAATTTAAAAGATGATGAAGCCGATGATGTTGCTAAAGAGATCCGTTATACCCACATTCTCAATCGGGTGCTCCCTGCAGATATCCGAGTATTGGCCTGGGCTCCTGTAGAGCCTAGCTTCAGTGCTAGGTTTAGCTGTCTTGAGCGGACTTACCGCTATTTTTTCCCTCGTGCTGATTTAGATATTGTAACCATGAATTACGCAGCTCAGAAGTATGTCGGCACTCATGATTTCAGAAACTTGTGTAAAATGGATGTGGCCAATGGAGTGATTAATTTTCAGAGGACTGTTCTGTCTGCACAAGTACAACTAGTGGCTCAGAGCCTGGGTGAGGAGAGAAGGCAAGAACCTTTCCAGTTATGTCAATTTGAAGTGATTGGCCAGGCATTCCTGTATCATCAAGTCCGGTGTATGATGGCTATCCTCTTTCTGATTGGCCAAGGAATGGAGAAGCCAGAGATTATTGATGAATTGCTAAACATAGAGAAAAATCCCCAGAAACCTCAATATAG CATGGCTGTTGAATTTCCTCTAGTCTTGTATGACTGTAAATTTGAGAATACCAAATGGATTTATGATCACGAGGTTCAGGAGTTCAATGTTACCCACCTACAACAGCTATGGGCTAATCATGCTGTTAAAACCCACATGCTGTATAGTATGCTACAAGGACTAGACTCTGTCACAATAACATGTGGGGCAGGAACAAAGATGGATGAAGCAACAGAATGGAGAAACATTAAGCCCTCTGTCATAAAGCAAACTAGTGCCTTTGTAGAAGGAGTGAAAATGCGCACATATAAGCCCCTCATGGATCGCCCTAAATGCCAAGGACTGGAATCCCGGATCCAGCATTTTGTACAGAGAGGACGCATTGATCACCCACATTTACTCcacaaggaagaaacaaaggcCAAAAGGGACTGTGCCGACACAGAAGAAAATACTGTTTTAGAGAATCCAACAAAGAGGGTCTGTATAATA
- the Hyls1 gene encoding centriolar and ciliogenesis-associated protein HYLS1: protein MAEKRQPYNVEEAMEQLIGPGGQKWATMDPEERMLAAATAFTHICAGQGEGDIRREAKASQYDPYSKASVTPGKRPALPMQLHYPHIRSRVTSSTVSEASQKCRKPVMKRKVLRRKPDGEVLVTDESIISESESGTESDLDLWNLRHRLMNLQFQEGTESPSDASQKYNLPHEYQGISQEDQLICYLRREEMGPPVYEQDLIVASRPKSFILPRLDQLSRNRGKIDRVARYFEYKRDWDSMRFPGEDHRKELRWSVRGQMLSRTEPQAKPQHVYVPNNYLVPTEKKRSALRWGVRCDLANGVIPKKLPFPLSPS, encoded by the exons ATGGCAGAAAAAAG ACAGCCTTATAATGTAGAGGAAGCAATGGAACAACTGATAGGACCCGGTGGACAAAAATGGGCCACTATGGATCCAGAAGAACGAATGTTAGCTGCTGCTACAGCTTTTACACATATCTGTGCAGGGCAGGGCGAAGGAGATATTAGGAGAGAAGCCAAGGCTAGCCAGTATGATCCCTACAGTAAAGCCTCCGTGACACCAGGGAAGAGACCTGCTCTTCCTATGCAACTACACTACCCACATATAAGAAGCCGCGTCACTTCATCAACTGTTTCAGAGGCTTCTCAAAAATGCAGAAAGCCAGTGATGAAGAGAAAGGTTCTGCGCAgaaagccagatggggaagtactagtgACAGATGAGTCTATTATCAGTGAATCTGAATCGGGTACAGAAAGTGACTTGGACCTCTGGAACTTAAGACACAGGCTGATGAACCTACAATTTCAAGAAGGCACAGAATCCCCAAGTGATGCTTCTCAAAAATATAACCTACCACATGAGTATCAAGGAATTTCACAAGAAGATCAGCTCATTTGCTACCTACGAAGAGAAGAAATGGGACCTCCTGTTTATGAACAAGACTTGATTGTTGCCAGCCGACCCAAGTCCTTTATTCTCCCCAGGCTGGATCAGTTAAGCCGAAACCGTGGCAAGATAGACCGGGTGGCCAGATATTTTGAGTACAAAAGGGACTGGGATTCAATGCGGTTTCCTGGGGAAGATCATAGGAAGGAACTACGCTGGAGTGTCCGAGGACAGATGCTTTCCAGAACAGAACCCCAGGCCAAACCTCAACATGTTTATGTTCCAAACAATTACCTAGTACCAACTGAGAAGAAAAGGTCTGCCCTTCGGTGGGGTGTGCGTTGTGACCTTGCAAACGGTGTCATACCCAAGAagcttcctttccctctttctccttcttaa
- the Pus3 gene encoding tRNA pseudouridine(38/39) synthase isoform X2 — MAENTDRNQIEKLLSRVKELEQEVKRLKKEQANSIKDSNIRENSLGSGKAKRAFDFNAHGRRHVALKIAYLGWGYQGFASQENTSNTIEEKLFEALTKTRLIENRQTSNYHRCGRTDKGVSAFGQVISLDLRSQFPRGRDSDDSNLKDDEADDVAKEIRYTHILNRVLPADIRVLAWAPVEPSFSARFSCLERTYRYFFPRADLDIVTMNYAAQKYVGTHDFRNLCKMDVANGVINFQRTVLSAQVQLVAQSLGEERRQEPFQLCQFEVIGQAFLYHQVRCMMAILFLIGQGMEKPEIIDELLNIEKNPQKPQYSMAVEFPLVLYDCKFENTKWIYDHEVQEFNVTHLQQLWANHAVKTHMLYSMLQGLDSVTITCGAGTKMDEATEWRNIKPSVIKQTSAFVEGVKMRTYKPLMDRPKCQGLESRIQHFVQRGRIDHPHLLHKEETKAKRDCADTEENTVLENPTKRVCIIDAEINSTV; from the exons ATGGCTGAAAACACAGACAGAAACCAGATTGAGAaactcctaagcagagtaaagGAACTGGAGCAGGAGGTGAAAAGACTTAAGAAAGAACAGGCCAACAGTATCAAAGACTCAAACATCAGAGAAAATTCTTTAGGCTCTGGAAAAGCTAAGCGTGCATTTGATTTCAATGCTCATGGCCGAAGACATGTAGCTCTAAAAATAGCCTACCTAGGCTGGGGATACCAGGGCTTTGCCAGTcaggaaaacacaagcaatacCATTGAAGAGAAACTGTTTGAGGCTTTAACCAAGACCCGACTAATAGAAAACAGACAGACATCCAACTATCACCGGTGTGGTCGAACAGACAAAGGAGTTAGTGCCTTTGGTCAG GTGATTTCTCTGGACCTACGTTCTCAGTTTCCAAGGGGCAGGGATTCAGATGATTCTAATTTAAAAGATGATGAAGCCGATGATGTTGCTAAAGAGATCCGTTATACCCACATTCTCAATCGGGTGCTCCCTGCAGATATCCGAGTATTGGCCTGGGCTCCTGTAGAGCCTAGCTTCAGTGCTAGGTTTAGCTGTCTTGAGCGGACTTACCGCTATTTTTTCCCTCGTGCTGATTTAGATATTGTAACCATGAATTACGCAGCTCAGAAGTATGTCGGCACTCATGATTTCAGAAACTTGTGTAAAATGGATGTGGCCAATGGAGTGATTAATTTTCAGAGGACTGTTCTGTCTGCACAAGTACAACTAGTGGCTCAGAGCCTGGGTGAGGAGAGAAGGCAAGAACCTTTCCAGTTATGTCAATTTGAAGTGATTGGCCAGGCATTCCTGTATCATCAAGTCCGGTGTATGATGGCTATCCTCTTTCTGATTGGCCAAGGAATGGAGAAGCCAGAGATTATTGATGAATTGCTAAACATAGAGAAAAATCCCCAGAAACCTCAATATAG CATGGCTGTTGAATTTCCTCTAGTCTTGTATGACTGTAAATTTGAGAATACCAAATGGATTTATGATCACGAGGTTCAGGAGTTCAATGTTACCCACCTACAACAGCTATGGGCTAATCATGCTGTTAAAACCCACATGCTGTATAGTATGCTACAAGGACTAGACTCTGTCACAATAACATGTGGGGCAGGAACAAAGATGGATGAAGCAACAGAATGGAGAAACATTAAGCCCTCTGTCATAAAGCAAACTAGTGCCTTTGTAGAAGGAGTGAAAATGCGCACATATAAGCCCCTCATGGATCGCCCTAAATGCCAAGGACTGGAATCCCGGATCCAGCATTTTGTACAGAGAGGACGCATTGATCACCCACATTTACTCcacaaggaagaaacaaaggcCAAAAGGGACTGTGCCGACACAGAAGAAAATACTGTTTTAGAGAATCCAACAAAGAGGGTCTGTATAATA